In Desulfosoma caldarium, the following are encoded in one genomic region:
- a CDS encoding ferritin-like domain-containing protein, which produces MSVLTCRSFDDVVNFAIKKEELAMDFYQKCADKAKNPGIKEFFLEMVEEEKKHRELLKGLDPAGLESFKLDTVQDLKISDYLMDVPFRDDMTYQEALTLAMKKEEKAHAFYSAWKEKCMHEKTAKIFEMLAQEEIKHKRKIEEIYDDQILTWD; this is translated from the coding sequence ATGTCCGTCTTGACCTGTCGATCCTTTGATGACGTGGTGAATTTCGCCATTAAGAAAGAAGAACTGGCCATGGATTTCTACCAGAAGTGCGCCGATAAGGCTAAGAACCCCGGTATCAAAGAATTCTTTCTTGAAATGGTCGAGGAAGAAAAGAAACATCGCGAGCTGCTTAAGGGACTTGATCCCGCCGGGTTGGAAAGCTTCAAACTGGACACGGTCCAGGATCTCAAAATCAGCGATTATCTCATGGACGTCCCTTTTCGAGATGACATGACGTACCAGGAAGCACTCACGCTGGCCATGAAAAAGGAAGAAAAGGCTCACGCCTTTTACAGTGCCTGGAAAGAAAAGTGCATGCACGAAAAGACGGCCAAGATTTTTGAGATGCTTGCGCAGGAAGAGATCAAACACAAGCGCAAGATCGAAGAAATCTATGACGACCAGATCCTCACTTGGGATTGA
- a CDS encoding Smr/MutS family protein, with amino-acid sequence MTRRRRKKSAPSVHDSSPPVKEHGFYTPFSCLNQYVKPKRKRGNSQESLSNTPSRDAVATESPETESSLFLKAMADVTPLPEGHRQRIAPKAPTRSFPKFARHEDAGVLAHLAELVSGESRFSVHFSDEYMDGAVIGLAPNIVKSLRNGDFSYQAHVDLHGLTRPEAQKALTDFIVRSHTRGLRCVLVICGRGLNSKGKEPILKRELVGWLTRAPLKRLVLAFASARTWDGGAGAVYVLLRRRKGKTPVCTPAL; translated from the coding sequence ATGACTCGAAGAAGAAGAAAAAAGAGCGCACCGTCAGTTCACGACAGTTCGCCGCCCGTCAAAGAGCACGGCTTCTATACTCCTTTCTCCTGCTTGAATCAATATGTGAAACCCAAGAGAAAACGGGGGAACAGCCAGGAAAGTCTTTCCAATACGCCGTCCAGGGACGCTGTGGCGACGGAGTCGCCCGAGACGGAATCGAGTCTTTTCTTGAAGGCTATGGCCGACGTGACCCCTTTACCCGAAGGCCATAGGCAGCGTATTGCCCCCAAAGCCCCCACGCGCAGTTTTCCAAAGTTTGCCAGGCACGAGGATGCGGGAGTTCTGGCGCACTTGGCCGAATTGGTGAGCGGAGAAAGTCGGTTTTCCGTGCATTTTTCCGATGAATACATGGACGGCGCGGTAATCGGCCTGGCGCCGAACATTGTCAAGAGTCTGCGCAACGGCGACTTCAGCTATCAGGCCCACGTGGACCTGCACGGGCTCACACGGCCGGAAGCGCAAAAGGCCCTGACGGATTTCATTGTGCGCAGCCACACCCGAGGTCTGCGCTGCGTGCTGGTCATCTGTGGCCGTGGACTCAATTCCAAGGGCAAAGAACCCATTTTGAAGCGGGAACTGGTGGGCTGGCTGACGCGAGCCCCTCTCAAAAGGCTAGTACTTGCCTTTGCCAGTGCGAGAACGTGGGATGGTGGGGCTGGAGCCGTCTATGTGTTGCTGCGACGCCGCAAGGGGAAAACTCCCGTATGCACTCCGGCCCTTTGA
- the ade gene encoding adenine deaminase, translated as MPAERHATMIDGETLADLIAVARGRKPAELCLKNARLINVWTGDVLCRDLAVHRGRFAGWGTYQGLQEMALNGAYVAPGFIDAHLHLESTLLCAEEFAAAVVPHGTTAVVLDPHEIANVLGLRGVRALMQSCEGLPVDFFFTLPSCVPAASLDPSGAVLRGSDLQTLRGHARVLGLAEMMNFPGVLAMDAEVLDKIVLFQDTSMDGHCPGLQGLDLNAYIACGLHSDHETTALEEAREKLAKGLALMIREGSQSKDLAALLDAVTDTTWPRCLFVSDDRHPTDLLREGHMDAIVNRAMALGMDPVRALTLASWNPAQLFGLRRRGALAPGYMADFSVSPTLRPWNPVMVFKDGRLVARDGRLCTPIATRKDQLMKTLESPMAVQHVDPHRFRVPAAGRELRVIGLREGSLITDHLILPATVQDGWAVCDPSRDLLKMVVFNRYADPDAFNQPAVGFVQGFGLKEGALASTVAHDAHHLVAVGASDDAIGYAVRAVVESRGGLSVSDSKGIIAHMPLPLAGLMSVEPLDRVCGALEEVTRAAHALGSTLQHPFMALSFLALPVIPALKMSSRGLVDVERFEIVPLFV; from the coding sequence ATGCCTGCTGAGCGCCATGCCACCATGATCGATGGGGAGACTCTGGCGGATCTCATCGCCGTGGCCCGCGGCAGAAAACCCGCCGAACTGTGCCTGAAAAACGCGCGCCTCATTAATGTGTGGACCGGGGACGTGCTGTGCCGGGATCTCGCCGTGCATCGAGGCCGGTTTGCGGGCTGGGGAACATACCAAGGCCTGCAGGAAATGGCGCTCAACGGGGCCTATGTCGCCCCGGGATTCATCGACGCGCACCTTCACTTGGAAAGCACTTTGTTGTGTGCCGAGGAGTTTGCCGCCGCCGTGGTCCCTCACGGCACCACGGCCGTGGTGCTGGATCCTCACGAAATCGCCAACGTCTTAGGGCTTCGCGGTGTGCGCGCCTTGATGCAGTCCTGTGAAGGGCTTCCTGTGGATTTTTTCTTCACGCTTCCCAGTTGTGTGCCAGCAGCATCTCTGGACCCTTCCGGAGCGGTGCTTCGCGGATCCGATCTGCAGACGCTGCGCGGTCATGCCAGAGTGCTTGGCTTGGCAGAAATGATGAATTTTCCCGGCGTGCTGGCCATGGATGCCGAGGTGTTGGATAAGATCGTGCTTTTTCAGGACACGTCTATGGACGGCCACTGCCCTGGACTTCAGGGCCTGGACCTCAACGCCTATATCGCCTGCGGCCTGCATTCCGACCACGAAACGACGGCCCTTGAGGAAGCTCGAGAAAAACTGGCCAAGGGCCTCGCCCTCATGATTCGAGAAGGCAGCCAGTCCAAGGACCTGGCCGCGCTGTTGGATGCCGTGACGGACACCACATGGCCCCGCTGCCTGTTCGTTTCCGACGATCGCCATCCCACAGATCTTCTTCGCGAAGGGCACATGGATGCCATTGTGAACCGTGCGATGGCTTTGGGCATGGATCCCGTGCGGGCCTTGACTTTGGCGTCATGGAACCCGGCTCAGCTTTTCGGGCTTCGACGCCGAGGCGCCCTGGCGCCTGGGTACATGGCCGATTTTTCCGTGAGCCCAACCCTCAGGCCTTGGAATCCCGTGATGGTTTTCAAAGACGGGCGTCTCGTGGCCCGCGACGGGCGTCTGTGTACACCCATAGCCACACGGAAAGACCAGCTGATGAAAACACTTGAAAGCCCTATGGCCGTCCAGCATGTGGACCCACACCGGTTTCGCGTTCCCGCTGCAGGAAGAGAGCTGCGCGTCATCGGCCTGCGAGAAGGTTCCTTGATCACGGATCATTTGATTCTTCCCGCCACGGTTCAAGACGGGTGGGCCGTCTGTGATCCTTCGCGGGATCTATTGAAAATGGTCGTCTTTAACCGCTACGCCGATCCCGATGCATTCAATCAACCGGCGGTGGGATTTGTGCAGGGCTTTGGATTGAAAGAAGGGGCTTTGGCCAGCACGGTGGCCCACGATGCACATCATCTCGTGGCCGTCGGCGCCAGCGATGACGCTATTGGATATGCCGTGCGGGCCGTGGTGGAAAGCCGAGGGGGGTTGAGCGTCAGTGATTCCAAGGGAATCATCGCTCACATGCCCCTACCCCTTGCCGGGCTCATGAGCGTGGAGCCTTTGGATCGGGTGTGCGGGGCGCTGGAAGAAGTCACCCGAGCGGCCCACGCCCTCGGTTCGACCCTGCAGCATCCTTTCATGGCCCTGTCTTTTCTTGCCTTGCCGGTCATTCCGGCCCTCAAGATGAGTTCGCGAGGTCTGGTGGATGTGGAACGGTTTGAAATTGTACCTCTATTTGTGTGA
- a CDS encoding DMT family transporter has product MHPTAKGYFAASAACLIWGGSFVATKVALLSFTPHMLLALRFAMACAILVPAFLVFQREALRLRDLGLFCLLGLMEPGLYFLCETRGLQYTSASVASLIIGSIPVFVMLLASIFLKEPLHARTGLGTAMTLVGIAFLVHKDMAAAPVGPSPLKGNLLIVGAALCASVYTIVSRSLSARYRPMTLTTIQATFATVFFTLLAVADGSLTVMGPLSASALSSLVFLGLLATLGAFWLYNFSLSVLPASQVAVLINLIPLVTVLSARVFLNETLSWAQLIGALLILAGVRVSTTSTQGSWLYSDSKILQILRSKGRSAYGSFPLAASQQHIDGSSPTIPRSRTGKGKY; this is encoded by the coding sequence ATGCATCCAACCGCAAAAGGTTACTTTGCCGCCTCGGCGGCGTGTCTGATCTGGGGAGGTTCCTTTGTGGCCACCAAGGTGGCCCTGCTCAGTTTCACGCCCCACATGCTGCTCGCACTGCGCTTTGCCATGGCGTGCGCCATTCTGGTGCCCGCATTCCTGGTTTTCCAAAGGGAGGCTCTGCGCCTGCGGGATCTTGGGCTCTTTTGCCTTTTGGGCCTCATGGAACCGGGTTTGTATTTTTTGTGCGAAACCCGAGGTCTGCAGTACACGAGCGCTTCCGTGGCGTCGCTCATTATCGGGTCCATTCCCGTATTCGTGATGCTTTTGGCTTCCATTTTTCTCAAGGAACCCTTGCACGCCAGGACCGGCCTGGGCACGGCCATGACCCTGGTGGGCATCGCCTTTCTCGTGCACAAGGACATGGCCGCCGCCCCGGTGGGCCCATCCCCTCTCAAGGGCAATCTGCTTATCGTGGGGGCAGCTCTGTGTGCTTCGGTCTATACCATCGTCAGCCGGTCCCTGAGCGCTCGATATCGCCCCATGACCTTGACGACCATTCAGGCGACCTTTGCCACGGTGTTTTTCACTCTGTTGGCCGTGGCAGACGGATCTCTCACCGTGATGGGTCCTTTGTCGGCATCAGCCCTGAGCAGTCTGGTCTTTCTCGGCCTGCTGGCCACGCTGGGGGCGTTTTGGCTATACAACTTTTCCTTGAGCGTCCTCCCGGCATCCCAGGTAGCCGTTCTGATCAACCTCATTCCTCTGGTGACCGTGCTGAGCGCGCGCGTGTTCCTGAACGAGACCTTGTCCTGGGCTCAGCTGATCGGCGCGCTTCTCATTCTGGCGGGTGTGCGCGTGAGCACCACCTCCACCCAAGGGTCGTGGCTCTATAGCGACTCTAAGATCCTGCAGATTCTGCGATCAAAGGGCCGGAGTGCATACGGGAGTTTTCCCCTTGCGGCGTCGCAGCAACACATAGACGGCTCCAGCCCCACCATCCCACGTTCTCGCACTGGCAAAGGCAAGTACTAG